In Halapricum desulfuricans, a single window of DNA contains:
- a CDS encoding metal-sulfur cluster assembly factor: MVERDAIVEALREVHDPEIPVNVYDLGLVYEIDLEDSAVEVEMTLTSPTCPIAGQMVNRAEAAVEAVEGVETATVELVWDPPWSPEMATDEGRMQLAAMGISVGDSDADGSERSDADTSPDADTPF; this comes from the coding sequence ATGGTCGAGAGAGACGCCATCGTCGAGGCACTGCGGGAGGTTCACGACCCGGAGATCCCGGTCAACGTCTACGATCTCGGTCTCGTCTACGAGATCGACCTGGAAGACAGCGCTGTCGAGGTCGAGATGACTCTGACGAGTCCGACCTGTCCGATCGCGGGCCAGATGGTCAACCGTGCCGAAGCCGCCGTCGAGGCAGTCGAGGGCGTCGAGACGGCGACCGTCGAACTCGTCTGGGACCCACCGTGGTCCCCGGAGATGGCGACCGACGAGGGACGGATGCAACTCGCGGCGATGGGGATCTCGGTCGGCGATAGCGACGCCGACGGGAGCGAGCGCTCGGACGCCGACACGTCGCCGGACGCCGACACACCGTTTTGA